Proteins encoded by one window of Chaetodon trifascialis isolate fChaTrf1 chromosome 15, fChaTrf1.hap1, whole genome shotgun sequence:
- the grna gene encoding granulin a: protein MQRWAVICWALLALVGADECPDGGRCEDGQTCCNDPANGYECCPFDQAECCDDHVHCCPAETMCDAATSSCVNATGSVPWVERASADQPRLSKSFRMIKTYMGEEDDNVCPDQSRCPPEFSCLKALTRFGCCPLAQGVSCSDGKHCCPEGHQCSADSRSCIKTELVTTVLCNDGVSECPDGNTCCEIAEGQWACCPLPKAVCCEDKVHCCPQGSTCDVGNFKCISSLTNKEMPMWAKFPARIRADWENQKEGEPVTAETVDEGGSEKSPEVTSVPPSEGEVSTSSVTKAAAGDVPCDDTSACPDNTTCCKTKEGSWSCCPLPEAVCCEDFVHCCPHGKKCNLVAMTCDDDTCSVPWVTKIPTIPRQSVQVGDVACDSTFSCPDDTTCCKNKTGGWACCPLPQAVCCSDHEHCCPAGTTCDEASLSCQGSSGSTPMKEKIPAFATEASTTVASTTVATTTQTEATSTQQTMEENQQPEADEGTTDEEEEGEDDQEEENKEMEGSIKCDAQTSCPPATTCCFMTSSQRWGCCPLPQAVCCADGNHCCPAHYKCSEHETSCVKGEVVIPWYTKLPATTSTQADPSAVPCDDQKQCPDHTTCCRLVTGEWGCCPLEDAVCCPDKKHCCPHGYTCDTASNSCQKLIMLQLETVPLTPVYLPEHQAQLGDVPCDDYTSCADGETCCRTSATAWGCCPYADAVCCSDMLHCCPAGYTCTASGDCTQNSRLQWHSWHVFLANKKRALIL, encoded by the exons ATGCAGAGGTGGGCTGTGATCTGTTGGGCTCTCCTGGCTCTGGTTGGTGCAGATGAGTGTCCAGATGGAGGAAGGTGTGAAGACGGTCAGACCTGCTGCAACGACCCGGCCAATGGCTATGAATGCTGCCCTTTTGATCAG GCTGAGTGCTGTGACGATCACGTGCATTGCTGCCCTGCGGAAACAATGTGCGATGCAGCCACGTCCAGCTGTGTGAACGCCACTGGGTCCGTCCCCTGGGTGGAAAGAGCTTCTGCTGATCAGCCCAGACTCTCTAAA TCCTTCAGGATGATCAAGACGTACATGGGGGAGGAAGACGACAACGTCTGTCCTGATCAGTCAAGATGTCCTCCCGAGTTTTCCTGCCTGAAGGCCTTGACAAGGTTTGGCTGCTGTCCCCTCGCTCAG GGGGTCTCCTGCTCTGATGGGAAACATTGCTGTCCTGAGGGCCACCAGTGCAGCGCAGACAGCCGCTCCTGCATCAAAACAG AGCTCGTGACTACAGTTCTGTGCAACGACGGCGTGTCAGAGTGTCCAGATGGAAACACCTGCTGTGAGATCGCAGAGGGCCAGTGGGCATGCTGTCCCCTgccaaag GCTGTGTGCTGCGAGGACAAGGTGCACTGCTGTCCTCAAGGGAGCACATGTGATGTCGGGAACTTCAAATGTATTTCCTCATTGACCAACAAAGAGATGCCAATGTGGGCCAAATTCCCTGCTCGGATCAGAGCGGACTGGGAGAACCAGAAAG AGGGTGAgccagtgacagcagagaccGTTGATGAGGGCGGCTCAGAAAAATCCCCTGAAGTCACATCAGTTCCTCCTTCAGAGGGGGAAGTCTCGACGTCATCTGTCACCAAGGCAGCTGCAG GCGATGTCCCCTGCGACGATACGTCAGCCTGTCCAGATAACACCACGTGCTGTAAAACCAAAGAAGGCAGCTGGTCTTGCTGTCCTCTACCAGAG GCCGTTTGCTGTGAAGATTTTGTCCACTGCTGCCCACACGGTAAGAAATGTAATCTGGTTGCCATGACCTGCGATGACGACACGTGCTCTGTGCCGTGGGTCACGAAGATACCCACAATCCCCCGACAGAGCGTTCAGGTGGGGGATGTCGCATGTGATTCCACCTTCAGTTGTCCTGATGACACCACCTGCTGCAAGAACAAAACAGGCGGCTGGGCCTGCTGTCCTCTACCTCAG GCGGTCTGCTGCAGCGACCACGAGCACTGCTGCCCCGCTGGCACCACCTGTGACGAGGCCAGCCTCAGCTGTCAGGGCAGCTCAGGCTCAACGCCCATGAAAGAGAAGATACCTGCCTTTGCCACAGAGGCGTCCACTACGGTGGCGTCCACTACGGTGGCGACCACAACTCAAACAGAAGCCACGAGCACACAGCAAACCATGGAGGAGAATCAGCAGCCTGAGGCGGACGAGGGGACgacagacgaggaggaggagggcgaggacgACCAAGAGGAGGAGAATAAAGAAATGGAGGGCAGCATTAAGTGTGACGCCCAAACCAGCTGCCCTCCGGCCACCACCTGCTGCTTCATGACCTCATCTCAAAGGTGGGGCTGCTGCCCGCTGCCACAG gctgtgtgctgtgctgaTGGGAACCACTGCTGTCCTGCGCACTACAAGTGCAGCGAGCATGAGACCTCTTGTGTCAAGGGAGAAGTGGTGATCCCGTGGTACACCAAGCTCCCGGCCACCACCAGCACCCAGGCTGATCCCAGCGCTGTGCCGTGCGACGATCAGAAACAGTGCCCTGATCACACCACCTGCTGCCGGCTGGTCACGGGCGAGTGGGGCTGCTGCCCGCTGGAGGAT gctgtgtgCTGCCCAGATAAGAAGCACTGCTGCCCGCACGGTTACACCTGTGACACCGCCTCCAACTCCTGCCAGAAGCTCAtcatgctgcagctggagacTGTCCCACTAACCCCGGTGTACCTGCCCGAGCATCAAGCCCAGCTCGGAGACGTCCCGTGTGACGACTACACCAGCTGCGCAGACGGGGAGACCTGCTGCAGGACGTCTGCGACTGCATGGGGCTGCTGTCCGTATGCTGAT GCGGTGTGCTGCAGCgacatgctgcactgctgtccCGCCGGCTACACCTGCACTGCAAGTGGAGACTGCACCCAGAACAGCAGGCTTCAGTGGCACAGCTGGCACGTGTTCCTCGCCAACAAGAAGAGAGCTCTAATACTTTGA
- the rundc1 gene encoding RUN domain-containing protein 1 codes for MSTEELSASDSEAVLAGAGERWAPVGAVASPEDESGSGTAGQPPQRCSSTEEEMAVRLEKLEEEQDLLNSSLLALTSHFAQVQFRLKQIVHAQSEEKERMLAELEEFAFRGCPHVVGCRAQDAKQLENSSEREKRERLEAQREKQKDLIFQLKTQLDDLERFAYQEGSYDSLPQSVVMERQKVIIDELIKKLDVNLNEDIGSLSPEELRQRVDAAIAQIVNPARVKEQLVEQLKTQIRDLEMFISFIQDEVGNPLLSDGEHTQQPQAAGTDARTPGVKKKVDPQQAQKMRETGLQLIQKALAVLQIFAASQFGCAPGHVPQSMWPQESAAQDYGPLLQRLEAAVDKVRVLASCRQPSLEHVVNYTSNAALGPRDELTASVRKELALALKDLLAHGLFSPSQTMSLVLAPISCLLPYRAAPQTMHPWELFVKYYHSKNGKAFVESPARQLSQSFSLPIGGGPVTVTPKQSLLWAVHTVLKEHGRYKRGPDTEFKALVCMALNEQRLVSWLNLLCKSGTLIHPHYQAWSYMAQTGFEGALRILGRISHLKFNLPVDLAVRQLKNIKDAF; via the exons ATGTCCACAGAGGAGCTGTCAGCCTCGGACAGCGAGGCTGTCTTGGCCGGCGCTGGGGAGCGATGGGCACCGGTGGGCGCTGTGGCCAGTCCCGAGGATGAGAGCGGGAGCGGGACCGCCGGCCAGCCGCCGCAGAGGTGCTCGTCCACGGAGGAGGAAATGGCTGTGAggctggagaagctggaagaggagcaggactTGCTGAACTCCTCGCTCCTCGCGCTCACCTCGCACTTCGCTCAGGTGCAGTTCCGCCTGAAGCAGATCGTCCACGCTCAGAgcgaagagaaggagaggatgcTGGCCGAGCTGGAGGAGTTCGCCTTCAGGGGCTGCCCGCATGTGGTGGGCTGCAGAGCCCAGGACGCCAAACAGCTGGAGAACTCG agtgagagggagaagagggagcgCCTGGAGGCTCAGAGGGAAAAACAGAAGGATCTCATTTTCCAGCTGAAGACACAGCTGGATGATCTGGAGCGCTTCGCCTATCAGGAGGGCAGCTACGACTCGCTGCCGCAGTCCGTCGTCATGGAGAGGCAGAAG GTCATCATTGACGAGCTGATCAAAAAGCTGGATGTGAACCTTAACGAGGACATCGGGAGCTTATCGCCCGAGGAGCTGAGACAGAGAGTGGACGCCGCCATCGCTCAGATCGTGAACCCAGCCAGGGTCAaagagcagctggtggagcagcTCAAGACCCAGATCAGAGACCTGGAGATgttcatcagcttcatccagG ATGAGGTGGGGAACCCTCTCTTATCAGACGGTGAACACACCCAGCAGCCGCAAGCAGCAGGGACCGATGCCAGAACTCCAGGAGTGAAGAAGAAAG TGGACCCGCAGCAGGCGCAGAAGATGCGAGAGACCGGCCTTCAGCTGATCCAGAAAGCCCTCGCCGTGCTGCAAATCTTCGCCGCGAGCCAGTTTGGCTGCGCGCCGGGCCACGTTCCTCAGAGCATGTGGCCACAGGAGTCGGCGGCGCAGGACTACGGGCCCCTGCTGCAGCGTCTGGAGGCAGCCGTGGACAAGGTGCGAGTGCTGGCCTCTTGCAGACAGCCCTCCCTCGAGCATGTCGTCAACTACACCAGCAACGCGGCTCTGGGACCGCGGGACGAGCTGACGGCCTCTGTGAGGAAGGAGCTGGCGCTCGCTCTGAAAGACTTGTTGGCTCACGGCCTCTTCTCGCCCTCCCAGACCATGAGCCTGGTGCTGGCGCCCATCTCCTGCCTGCTGCCGTacagagcagctccacagaCAATGCACCCATGGGAGCTCTTTGTGAAATATTACCACTCCAAAAACGGGAAGGCCTTCGTGGAGTCACCGGCCCGCCAGCTCTCACAGTCCTTCAGCCTGCCAATAGGGGGCGGCCCGGTGACGGTCACCCCCAAACAGTCTCTGCTGTGGGCCGTTCACACTGTGCTGAAGGAGCACGGACGCTACAAACGAGGACCAGACACAGAGTTCAAAGCGCTGGTGTGCATGGCTCTGAACGAGCAGCGGCTGGTGTCGTGGCTCAACCTGCTCTGTAAGTCCGGGACTCTGATTCACCCGCACTACCAGGCCTGGAGCTACATGGCCCAGACCGGCTTCGAAGGAGCCCTGCGAATCCTGGGCCGCATCAGCCACCTCAAATTCAACCTCCCAGTGGACCTGGCTGTTCGGCAGCTGAAGAATATAAAGGATGCTTTCTGA
- the hsd17b14 gene encoding 17-beta-hydroxysteroid dehydrogenase 14 isoform X1 — protein MSLRYLNKVVIVTGGSKGIGRGVVKVFVENGAKVVFCAKAGAGGEALEAELNKAGPGSCKFVTCDVSKEDDIKRLVAVTVQHYGHIDCLVNNAGWHPPHKPIDDTTADEFRDLLNLNLVSYFLASKYVLPYLRQRQGNIINVSSLVGSIGQKDAAPYVATKGAIISMTKAMAVDESRYSVRVNCISPGNVLTPLWEELAAQTPDAAAAIKMGEDYQLLGRMGSEAECGLAALYLAADATFCTGIDLLLSGGAELNYGFKSQIPS, from the exons ATGTCCCTCCGCTACCTCAACAAAGTTGTGATTGTCACCGGGGGATCCAAAGGGATTGGCAGGGGGGTTGTCAAAGTGTTTG tggAGAATGGAGCCAAAGTGGTGTTTTGTGCAAAAGCAG GTGCGGGAGGTGAGGCTCTAGAGGCAGAGCTGAACAAAGCAGGACCAGGCTCGTGTAAGTTTGTCACATGTGACGTCTCCAAAGAGGACGACATCAAG aggCTGGTTGCTGTCACAGTGCAGCATTATGGACACATTGACTGCCTGGTCAACAACGCTGGCTGGC ACCCTCCTCATAAACCCATCGACGACACCACAGCTGATGAGTTCAGGGACCTGCTGAATCTGAACCTCGTCAGCTACTTCTTGGCTTCTAAA TATGTGTTGCCATACCTGCGACAGCGACAGGGAAACATCATCAATGTTTCCAGTCTGGTGGGCTCCATCGGACAGAAGGACGCTGCCCCGTATGTCGCCACCAAG GGGGCGATCATTTCCATGACAAAAGCCATGGCTGTGGACGAGAGTCGCTACAGCGTGCGAGTGAACTG CATCTCTCCAGGCAATGTGCTGACACCTCTGTGGGAAGAATTAGCAGCACAGACGCCAGACGCTGCTGCAGCCATTAAGATGGGAGAAGATTATCAG CTGCTGGGACGGATGGGCTCTGAGGCCGAGTGTGGACTGGCTGCCTTGTATCTCGCTGCAGACGCTACTTTCTGCACTGGGATAGATCTGCTGTTGAGCGGCGGAGCTGAACTCAATTATGGCTTCAAGAGCCAGATCCCATCCTGA
- the rpl27 gene encoding large ribosomal subunit protein eL27, which translates to MGKFMKPGKVVMVLAGRYAGRKAVIVKNIDDGTADRPYSHALVAGIDRYPRKVTTTMGKKKIAKRSKIKAFVKVFNYNHLMPTRYSVDIPLDKTVVNKDVFRDPALKRKARREAKVKFEERYKTGKNKWFFQKLRF; encoded by the exons ATGGGCAAGTTTATGAAGCCTGGGAAGGTGGTCATGGTCCTAGCTGGACGCTACGCCGGGCGCAAAGCTGTCATCGTTAAG AACATTGATGATGGCACAGCCGACCGTCCTTACAGCCACGCTCTGGTCGCAGGCATCGACCGCTATCCCCGTAAGGTGACCACAACCATGGGCAAGAAGAAGATTGCCAAGAGGTCCAAGATCAAGGCCTTCGTCAAGGTGTTCAACTACAACCACCTGATGCCCACCAG atACTCTGTGGATATTCCTCTGGACAAAACTGTTGTCAACAAGGACGTCTTCAGGGACCCTGCTCTCAAGCGCAAAGCCAGGCGGGAGGCCAAGGTCAAGTTTGAGGAGAG ataCAAGACAGGCAAGAACAAGTGGTTCTTCCAGAAGCTCAGATTCTAA
- the LOC139343540 gene encoding potassium voltage-gated channel subfamily A member 1-like yields the protein MDNLDKGGGTRGEEGGGQRKEKQRAEKVGDEDKQTKDKHNKLEKESGEKEPSGEAKKENRRCQWRSGWALTERLAINVSGMRYETQLRTLAQFPDSLLGDPRRRLRYFDPTRNELFLDRSRVCFDAILYFYQSGGRLRRPANVPLDMFLEELHFYELGEEIIDRYKEDEGFAKEEERPLPTNDLQRRLWMLFEYPESSSGARIIAIISVMVIVISILIFCLETLPEFRNEKEQREQFTTIPHPTIPNETIVIPPGFTPFQDPFFIVETICIFWFSFELIVRFTCAPSKMHFFKDVMNTIDFFAIIPYFVTLGTELAKDKGAQPSVSLALIRVIRLVRVFRIFKLSRHSKGLQILGQTLKASLRELALLIFFLFIGVILFSSAAYFAEVDSPNTAFTSIPESFWWAVVSMTTVGYGDMYPETVGGKLVGSMCAIAGVLTISLPVPVIVSNFSYFYHREMECEDTTQYHHVSTSVWEKDGEDDEEEEDEEGADEVPEYMGDYAPLYGQNSTGICPPLNGTLLAGLCAGQAAGDQRGINFYLKEPLVTQV from the exons ATGGATAATCTAGACAAGGGAGGAGGtacaagaggagaagaaggaggagggcagaggaaagaaaagcagagagcagagaaggtCGGCGAtgaagacaagcagaccaaagacaaacacaacaagctGGAGAAGGAGAGCGGTGAGAAGGAGCCGAGTGGAGAGGCCAAGAAGGAGAACCGGCGCTGTCAGTGGAGGAGCGGCTGGGCTCTGACCGAACGTCTGGCCATCAACGTATCAGGGATGCGCTATGAGACCCAGCTCCGGACCCTCGCACAGTTCCCCGACTCCCTGCTGGGTGACCCCCGCCGTCGTTTGCGCTACTTTGACCCCACGCGCAACGAACTCTTCCTGGACAGGAGCCGCGTCTGCTTCGATGCCATCCTGTACTTCTACCAGTCGGGcgggaggctgaggaggcccGCCAACGTCCCTCTGGACATGttcctggaggagctgcactTCTACGAGCTCGGAGAGGAGATCATCGACCGCTACAAAGAGGATGAAGGCTTCgccaaggaggaggagaggcccTTACCCACCAACGACTTGCAGCGTCGCCTCTGGATGCTGTTTGAGTATCCGGAGTCGTCCAGTGGAGCTCGGATCATCGCCATCATCAGCGTCATGGTCATTGTGATCTCCATTCTCATCTTCTGCCTGGAGACTCTGCCTGAGTTCAGGAATGAGAAGGAACAGAGGGAG CAATTCACCACCATACCTCACCCCACCATCCCGAACGAAACCATCGTAATCCCGCCTGGCTTCACCCCCTTCCAGGACCCCTTCTTCATTGTAGAGACGATCTGCATCTTCTGGTTCTCCTTCGAGCTCATCGTGCGCTTCACCTGCGCTCCGAGCAAGATGCACTTCTTCAAAGACGTCATGAACACCATCGACTTCTTCGCCATCATTCCCTATTTCGTCACACTGGGCACAGAGCTGGCAAAGGACAAAGGCGCACAGCCATCTGTGTCCCTGGCCCTCATCAGGGTCATCAGGCTGGTGAGGGTCTTCAGGATCTTCAAGCTGTCTCGTCACTCCAAGGGTCTCCAGATCCTGGGCCAGACGCTGAAGGCCAGCCTCAGAGAGCTCGCCCtgctcatcttcttcctcttcatcggGGTCATACTCTTTTCCAGTGCCGCCTACTTTGCCGAGGTGGACAGTCCTAACACCGCGTTCACCAGCATCCCTGAGTCTTTCTGGTGGGCTGTGGTGTCCATGACGACGGTCGGCTACGGGGACATGTACCCAGAGACGGTCGGGGGAAAGCTGGTGGGCTCCATGTGCGCCATCGCCGGAGTGCTCACCATCTCTCTGCCAGTGCCCGTCATCGTGTCCAATTTCAGCTACTTCTATCACCGCGAGATGGAGTGTGAGGATACTACCCAGTACCATCATGTCTCCACGTCAGTCTGGGAAAAGGACGGAGAGgacgatgaagaggaagaagatgaggaaggagCGGACGAGGTGCCCGAATACATGGGGGATTATGCACCCCTGTATGGGCAGAACAGCACGGGTATCTGCCCTCCGCTCAATGGGACCCTCCTGGCAGGGCTTTGTGCCGGACAGGCGGCTGGTGATCAGAGAGGGATAAACTTCTACCTCAAAGAACCTCTGGTCACTCAGGTTTGA
- the ifi35 gene encoding interferon-induced 35 kDa protein has protein sequence MSSDESLSLDVSLPTPDTLEGVKALITNYKKKHEQLLQEQKELAACRDDRQELTREFKRRTEKLSQTLEEDKRAYKQKIEHEKAQLDLILQDEAKLMEEIEAVKAALMEEEAQNKHLKQQTDVFGAVPERDVFFNGLTGKPSDTPTFEMEPQIYYPMDGGTALVTFEEDVVAKKILDTKQHRVELGGECSITVEARPVQLMVPSLVEIDSEVCPHRILISNLPRMDEETLLNKLEIHFSKSRNGGGEVDSCEMMADSWTVVLAFVEKGVAKGLTDTEYHEVKLQQMHRVRVTPFLNGNITNLKTKMSLCPRTVLLTGIPDIMERETLQDLLEIHFQKSINGGGEIEAFLYNPLGQHTSALFDGISRKEEEQ, from the exons ATGTCATCAGACGAG AGTTTATCTCTGGATGTCTCACTGCCAACCCCGGACACCTTGGAGGGAGTCAAGGCTTTAATCACCAACTACAAG AAAAAGCacgagcagctgctgcaggagcagaaggagctCGCCGCCTGCAGAGACGACCGGCAGGAGCTGACGCGGGAGTTCAAACGGCGCACCGAGAAACTGAGCCAGACTCTGGAGGAGGACAAGCGCGCCTACAAGCAGAAGATTGAACATGAGAAG GCTCAGCTGGACCTGATCCTGCAGGACGAGGCTAAACTGATGGAGGAGATCGAGGCAGTGAAGGCGGcgctgatggaggaggaggcccaGAACAAACACCTGAAGCAGCAGACTGAC GTGTTCGGCGCCGTACCTGAGAGGGACGTGTTCTTCAACGGGTTGACGGGAAAGCCGTCCGACACACCGACGTTTGAAATGGAACCACAGATATATTACCCGATGGACGGGGGGACGGCACTGGTTACATTTGAGGAAGACGTAG TGGCCAAGAAGATCCTGGACACGAAGCAGCACCGGGTGGAGCTGGGAGGAGAGTGCAGCATCACTGTGGAGGCCAGACCGGTTCAGCTGATGGTGCCCAGCCTGGTGGAG atCGACTCCGAGGTTTGTCCTCACCGCATATTAATCTCCAACCTGCCCAGGATGGACGAGGAGACCCTGCTGAACAAGCTGGAGATCCACTTCTCCAAAAGCAGAAACGGAGGCGGAGAAGTGGACAGCTGTGAAATGATGGCGGACTCTTGGACTGTGGTCCTTGCGTTCGTGGAGAAGGGCG TGGCCAAAGGTTTGACAGATACAGAGTACCACGAAGTGAAGCTACAACAGATGCACAGAGTGAGAGTGACTCCTTTTCTCAACGGAAACATTACGAACCTGAAG ACCAagatgtctctgtgtcctcGGACGGTGCTGCTGACGGGAATCCCCGACATCATGGAGCGAGAGACCCTGCAGGATCTGCTGGAAATCCACTTCCAGAAAAGCATCAACGGCGGCGGAGAGATCGAAGCCTTCCTCTACAACCCGCTGGGCCAGCACACCTCAGCCCTGTTTGACGGCATCTCCCgaaaggaagaggagcagtAG
- the bcat2 gene encoding branched-chain-amino-acid aminotransferase, mitochondrial, translating into MAALRTALHGRLVQALPFSFGSLRFTSSFKAADLIIEHNAVCNPKPDPSTLVFGKHFSDHMLTINWSQSGGWEAPQIKPFQNLSLHPASSALHYSIELFEGMKAFRGVDNHIRLFRPMLNMERMHRSADRSCLPLFDKAELLECIRKLVEVDQDWVPHSLDASLYIRPTFIGTEPSLGVSRAGKAMIFVIIGPVGPYFATGSFNPVSLLADPSFVRAWQGGVGAYKMGGNYGPTIAVQNEAVKRGCQQVLWLYGDQEEITEVGTMNLFIYWTNENGERELVTPPLDGIILPGVTRQSLLDLARDWGEFKVTERTMGMKELLGAMDAGRVLEVFGAGTACVVCPVGSLLYRGQMYQIPTMQNGPDLAKRFHKELTDIQYGRKPSDWAPLVV; encoded by the exons ATGGCAGCCCTCCGAACG GCACTCCATGGACGACTTGTTCAGGCCCTCCCCTTTTCCTTTGGCTCGCTGCGGTTCACGAGCTCCTTTAAG GCAGCAGATCTCATCATTGAACACAACGCGGTATGCAACCCCAAGCCCGACCCCTCCACCCTGGTGTTTGGCAAACACTTCTCCGACCACATGCTGACCATCAACTGGTCTCAGTCGGGCGGCTGGGAAGCTCCACAGATCAAACCTTTCCAGAACCTGTCGCTGCACCCTGCCAGCTCTGCCCTGCATTACTCCATAGAG CTGTTTGAAGGCATGAAGGCGTTCCGTGGAGTGGACAACCACATCCGTCTGTTCAGACCCATGCTGAACATGGAGAGGATGCATCGAAGCGCTGACAGAAGCTGCCTTCCT ctgtttgataAAGCTGAACTGCTGGAGTGCATCAGGAAGCTGGTGGAGGTTGACCAGGACTGGGTTCCACACTCCCTGGACGCCAGCCTTTACATCAGACCCACCTTCATAGGAACTGAG CCGTCGCTTGGCGTGTCTCGGGCAGGAAAGGCTATGATCTTTGTCATCATCGGCCCAGTGGGACCGTACTTTGCCACAGGATCCTTCAACCCCGTTTCTCTGCTGGCGGACCCTTCGTTTGTCAGGGCCTGGCAAGGAGGCGTCGGGGCCTATAAGATGGGAGG GAACTACGGCCCCACGATCGCGGTGCAGAACGAGGCGGTGAAGCGCGGCTGTCAGCAGGTTCTGTGGCTGTATGGAGACCAGGAGGAGATCACCGAGGTCGGCACCATGAACCTCTTCATCTACTGGACCAATGAGAACGGAG agaggGAGCTGGTGACGCCTCCTCTGGATGGAATCATTCTCCCAGGAGTCACCAGACAGTCTCTGCTGGACCTGGCCAGAGACTGG GGTGAGTTTAAGGTGACGGAGCGCACGATGGGCATGAAGGAGCTGCTGGGGGCCATGGACGCCGggagggtcctggaggtgtttGGAGCAGGGACGGCCTGTGTCGTCTGTCCTGTCGGCAGCCTCCTCTACAGAGGACAG atGTACCAGATCCCGACAATGCAGAACGGTCCAGACCTGGCAAAGAGGTTCCACAAAGAGCTTACTGATATTCAG TACGGACGCAAACCGAGCGACTGGGCACCGCTGGTCGTTTAA
- the hsd17b14 gene encoding 17-beta-hydroxysteroid dehydrogenase 14 isoform X2 — protein MDTLTAWSTTLAGVSLTLLCPFSGCDAEDACSATFHFSLFSPPSDPPHKPIDDTTADEFRDLLNLNLVSYFLASKYVLPYLRQRQGNIINVSSLVGSIGQKDAAPYVATKGAIISMTKAMAVDESRYSVRVNCISPGNVLTPLWEELAAQTPDAAAAIKMGEDYQLLGRMGSEAECGLAALYLAADATFCTGIDLLLSGGAELNYGFKSQIPS, from the exons ATGGACACATTGACTGCCTGGTCAACAACGCTGGCTGGCGTGAGTCTCACACTTCTCTGTCCCTTCAGTGGGTGTGATGCTGAGGATGCTTGTAGtgctacatttcatttttctctgttttctcccccCTCAGACCCTCCTCATAAACCCATCGACGACACCACAGCTGATGAGTTCAGGGACCTGCTGAATCTGAACCTCGTCAGCTACTTCTTGGCTTCTAAA TATGTGTTGCCATACCTGCGACAGCGACAGGGAAACATCATCAATGTTTCCAGTCTGGTGGGCTCCATCGGACAGAAGGACGCTGCCCCGTATGTCGCCACCAAG GGGGCGATCATTTCCATGACAAAAGCCATGGCTGTGGACGAGAGTCGCTACAGCGTGCGAGTGAACTG CATCTCTCCAGGCAATGTGCTGACACCTCTGTGGGAAGAATTAGCAGCACAGACGCCAGACGCTGCTGCAGCCATTAAGATGGGAGAAGATTATCAG CTGCTGGGACGGATGGGCTCTGAGGCCGAGTGTGGACTGGCTGCCTTGTATCTCGCTGCAGACGCTACTTTCTGCACTGGGATAGATCTGCTGTTGAGCGGCGGAGCTGAACTCAATTATGGCTTCAAGAGCCAGATCCCATCCTGA